In the genome of Halorubrum sp. CBA1229, the window CAAGGAAGCCTATACTGAGGTGTTCGCCGTTCAGCCGTCCACCCGAGCGCGCCTCTCGTCGTCCAGACAGCCGCTTTACGTCGCTCCAGACGGGACGATCCGCGGGACCGTCGATTACCGGGTGGCAGTGCCGCCTGACGACACCTCCGGCGATCGACGCGTCTACTGGAGTCTGGAGAGCCATCAGGTTGAGGGGACGAGACTCCTCGTCGACGGCGACGAAGAGACGACGGCTGGTGGTTCCCACACGCCGGCACTGTCGTACTCCTTGGATGGATACGCCGGCGAGGACCATCAGCTCACGCTCCAGGCGAACATCTCGGTCCGACTTCGGAAGGAGGTCGAAGTTTGTACAGCTCACAACGACGAAGGCGATTGTACCAACTGGGAGAGTTCCGTTTCATACCCGACCGAGACCGTCACGGTAACCGATTCCATCGGGGTAACGAAGTACGACCTCGCGGTATCAGGGTTCATCGCGGAGTATCCGAACGGTGATCTCGGCCTCGTCGTTTACAAGAATCAGCCGTGGCTTGGCTACCAGCTGCCCAACGGTGACGTCCGAGGCGTCTGGCGGTTCTACTCAGCCCGAGACAAGGACTGGGATACGCTGGTCTACAGCTCGGACGACGGACAGCGGACCGCCCACTCACCGCTCCATCCACTCCAGGTGAACTCGTACCCCATCGAGACGGGGCCGACGCCGTCGCCCCGCCGGAACGTGACAATACTGGATGTATACGGCACGTCGACGTCGCCGCCGACACTCCCATCGAGCGTCCACTTGGACGTTCTCACGGAGCCGTACACGGCCAGCTACGGCATCGCGACGCGAGCCACGACCGACGAACAGCCCGAGACCGTCCGTGCGTGGGGACTCGTCAGAGGGGTTGAGGCGGAACGACCCGCCGATGAGTTCGCTCGAATCCAGATCTACGAGAGCAACCTCACCCTGGAGGTGATGAACCAGACTGAAGACACCGTCACCGTCCGGGTTACGCTCCTGAACGCGAATACCGACGCACCAATCAACACCGCCGAACGGGACGGCTACGTTGTCGTCAACGGGCAGCGTGTGAACACGACCGGGAACGGAACCGTCAGGATGACGATTGAACGTTCCCCTGGCGGTGTTTCGGCCCGATACGAACCCGGCCACTGGTGGCTCAATCCTCCCGGCTATACCGGCGACTCGGATACTGTCCTGCTGCAAGGCTCGGTGCTCCAGCTGGTGTCGACGCTGTTCCGGATCGGCGTTCCCGTCTCGCTGTTCCTCCTTGCAGTGTTCTTCATCGATCGGATTACAGGGTGGCGTATCTGGCCCCCGTGGAGGTCACTATAATGATCAGAGAACATTCAGAATCCCATGACCGGAATTCGGAACGGTGGATTAGTCGACGCCGTCTTTTGGCTTCGTCTGGAACAGCCCTGCTTGCAGGAGTAGCAGGGTGTTCCGGAACCGATGGTCCCGGCAACCAGACTGAATCCCCAACAGATTCGTCCTCAACGTCGCCGTCTACAGATTCGGTATTTGAGGAAATCAGCTTCGCGGGACCCAACCTCGTGGTGACGCTGGCTGATGATCACGACGTCGACCAACTCAATCTGATTGGTCCAGATGGTACTACGTTCGAACAGTCAACCGTTGCACAGGGAGCTACAGGAGTCGAAATACAGATCGTCTTCAAGACTGGTGGGACGTACTCTGCCGGCGAGTACGAGTTAGTCGCCATTTCGGGCGAGACATCTGAGTCGATGTCGCTGGAGATCCGGCCCGATATCCAGATTGTCGATGTCGAACCGGAGTTCGATGAAGATGATGGCTACAGTAGCGGTCGGCTCTTTGTGACGGTCGAGAACGTCGGTACTGGTCCCTCTTGGGTGTATAATATTGGCTTCCGGAATGCGCCGTATCGGAACGCACCTGAGGTCATCGAAGGAGACGGCGTTGCTGATACAACGTTCGAGCGTCCGGAGGCGAGCGAAGAATTCCTCAGCCCCGGTACTGAACGGGAATTCCTGAAACAACGGGGTGTTCTCGTCATCGATGACAACGACGATGCCTCATGTCAGAGTGATACTACAGAATTAACCGTCGTTGTTCAGACCCCACACGGAGATATTGAGCAACCGATTCGGGCAGAGCTGTCCGGTGGATACCATATCGACGACCAAGGCGCGATCCAACACCCGTGTAAAGACGTCCAGATTGAACTACTGGACGGGGGTGGAGACAATGCGTAGTCCCGTTCGCTTCCTAATTCGCTCTATCGTCGTCTTCTTCGGGCTACTGAGTACGGGCACTGCTCCGGTTTTAGCTCAAAGTGACGGGGGCAGCGATGGCGGTGCCCTTGGAGACATTATCATCAACGCTATCCAAGAACTCCTTGAGATACTCTTCAGCCCCATAGAGACCGTCATCGAAAATCACGGTGATGCAGTCTTGCGGACAGTGGTGGGTACTCCCCATCCAGATTCGGTGTTCAATCAGCCGACGAACGCAGCGTGGCCTGGAATTTACGACTACTACTGGGAGATGATCATCCCGCTTTCGCTATCGCTGTACGGTCTCTCGCTTGGGATCGTCATTTTCCTTGAATCGACGAGCCACTTGTTCAACGGATACCATCGCTCGAAGCTCAAGAAACGCGCCTTCGCTGGATTGCTCGGTATCTTGTCGTGGTGGTGGATCTCAGCGCTCTCGTTGCGATTTATGGATGCATTAGCTGGGTTCCTCGTCCCCTCGGTGTCAGAGATCTCGCTATTCCAGACGCTGTCGTTCACTGGAATGGGTGTGCTCGGCACAGTTGTTGCTCTCTCAACGAATTTGCTCCTATTCGTGTTGATCGGCCTGATTTACCTCGCGAGACAGCTGGCACTCTACCTATTCGTGTTCCTGATGCCACTACTCATCGTATTCTGGATCCCTGGCGTCGGGCCGTTCGCCCTAGTCTCGAAATTCATGAAGAAGTTGGCTGGATTCTACGTCCCTTTCCTGTTTATGACGGTTCCAGTTGCTCTCCTGTTCCGTCTCGGGGACATCTTGGGGACGAGCTTCGGCCCCTCAGCCGGTGAGTTCGGGGCTTGGTTGACGGCACTCGTTATCCCGCTTCTCGCCGTTGCCTCCCCGTTTGTTTTGTTCTGGCAGGCCGGGGCGTTGTTCTTCATCGCCGACAGGGCGGCCAGACATATGTCTGCTGAGAAGGCCCGTAGTCGGTTGTCTAGAGGACGTGAACAAGTCCAGTCGGCCAAACAGGGTGGGAGAAACTTCGTTCGAGGAGTGCGCAATGAGCCCGCAGTCAAGAGCGGTGGCCAATACGTCTTGAACTCTGGTGAGTCGAGAGCCCACTCTACCGGCCAACGACTCAATACGACTGGGTCTCGCCTCCGTGAAGCACTCACCGACGGCAGTGGTGGGGGTGGAGGAAACAGCGGAGGCGGAGGTCTCGACGACGGAAGTGATGGTTCTACGGCCGGCTCCACCACCAGCGAGGATAGTAGTGGGAACGATGGAGGCGAAGAATTCGATCGAGACGATGCGTTCCGGGATCCCCAGACTCGGAACCGGAATCGAGATTCTGCAGATGACCCGCCACGCTACATCCACTAACAACCCATGAGCTCCGCAACTGACCCCGCAAAACGAATTCCGAAGTCGCTCGGTACCGACACCCAGTTCCTCGGGAAGTACTCGCTGACGGACCTCGCCGTCGCCGGTCTTCCCGGTGTACTGGTAGTCCTGGTGACGCAGGTCGTTATCCCACCGTCGCTCACCGTTCGCGGCATCCGGGTGTCCGCGCTGACCATCCCACTCGCAGCGATTGCAATCGCCTTCGGTGGGCTGTTCGTCTACCTCACCCCCGGCTATACCAACAGTCTCGACTGGCTCGGCCTGTTCGTGAACTTCCACCGCAGCGAGACAGAGATTGCCCACGAGGAGGCGAAGGAGTACACCCACGTCGAGCGCGTCTACCCGCGACACGACGCCATCGAGCGGACGGACCGGGCCCTTGTCGGAGCCGTTCAGGTGTCGCCACCGACGATGGCGCTCGCGACCGACGAGGAGTGGGCGCAGAAGGCAGAGGCCTTCCAGGATTTCGTCAATACGACTGTCGAGTTCCCGATCCAGATTTACTCGACGACGCAGGCGTTCCCCGCCGACGAGTACGTCGGGCGGTACGAAGACCGGTTGAGCGACCCGGACGTCAAATCGAACGAGAAACTCCAGGCGCTCATCGAGCACTACGTCGACTGGTACGACCGGGAGCTGGCGCAGCGTCAGATGACCATTCGCGACCACTACGTCCTGATTCCAGTGCGACCTGAGGAGGTCCGATACGAACGGGCCAGCCTCCTCGAAAAGCTCGCTGGGATTCCTGTACTGGGCATCCTCATCCAGATTGTCACGGCGCCGCCGGAGGAGGAAGAGCGAGCCGCGATGCTCGAGGAACTGGACGAGCGGCGCCGGCGGGTCGAGCGCGGCCTCCGCGGCATCGAGGGGTGTGACACGCGCCCCGTTGATGCGGCCGAACTCACCCGCCTCATCGCGGAATACTGGACCGGCACGGAAATCGAGTACGGCGACCCCGAACAGGTGCTTCGAACGTCCCCCGTCATCAACAAGTCATGATTGGAAACCTGCTTCCGTTCACCAGATCGGATAGTTCGGAAACCGACGACGAGGCCACGGCAGACGAGGCCCCCGACGAAGAGGGGGAAGATGCTGAATCACAGTTTACTGTGGACTACGAGGCCGACGGTGAGGCAGTCGACGGCATCCCCGAGATCCATCAGACCGTCGTCTCGCCGTCGAGTATCGAGCGAACGCCCAGCGCCCTCCGGACTGACACCCAGTGGGCGCAGAGTCTGTGGGTCGGTGAGTATCCCGATGCGCCGATGGATGGCTTCCTCGAAAAACTGTACGCGGCCGCCGAGACCCAGCAGACGGATGTCAGCATCCACATCGATCCTCGTGATACGCGAGAGACGTTGGATTCGCTGGAGAACAAGATCGAGGACCTCGAAGCCGACTACGAGTACCTGACCGAGAAGCATCGTGCGAGCGCCCGGGGCGTCGAGAAAGACCTTGAGGACCACCAGGAGATGTACGACGTCCTTCGGAACACGACGATGCAGGCGTTCGACGTCTCGATGTATCTCACGGTCAGGGGCAACGATCGCGAGAACATCGACGCCGAGTCAGTGTCGACGACAGCCCGACAAGCGCCTGCGAATCTGACGCCGGTGACGCCCCGGTGGTCACAGCTGAAGACGTTCACCTCAGCGAGCCCGATCGCCCTGGATCAGTTCAACGAGACGCTCGACAGCAAGACGCCGATGCTCGGCGGGGCAGTCGGCGCGATGTTCCCCTTCGTTTCCGGTGCGTTTGCGGAACCCGGCATCGAGTACGGAACGTACGCGCTGAATTCGAGTCCGCTCATCCTCGACCGATTCAAGCGGCAAACCGGTTACTGTATGATGGTTATCGGCCGGCTCGGCGCGGGCAAATCGTTCGCGACGAAGCTCCGGCTGGTGCGGCGGGCGATGTTCGACGAGGATACAGTCGTCATTATGCTCGACCCGATGCGGGGGTTCGCTGGCGTCAACGAGGCGCTCGATGGCGAGCGGATCACGGTCGGTGGGCGGAGGGGCCTGAACCCGCTGGAGATCAAACCGACGCCCGACCAAGTCCTGAAGGAGGTCGACGACATCGACCCGTGGGGCGAGCAGATCAACTGGGTGATGACCTTCTTCGCGACGTTCTTCGAGCACGTCGCAGACCATCCCCTCGGCGAGCGCAACCAGACGCTCCGGCGGGCCGTCCAGGAAGCCTACGAGAAGCGCGGGATCACCCGCGATCCAGAGACACACACCCGGGACTCGCCCACCATCCACGACATCATCACGGTCCTCGAAGAGATGGTCGAAGATCCCGAGGAGTACGGCTACGTCACGGATGGGGAGCAGGAAGCCGTCCAGTCCGATGCCCAGTCGCTGCTGAAGGATCTCCGGCCATCGTTCCGCGAAGGCGGTGAACTCGAGAATCTGGCCCGCCCCTCAGAGTTCGACCTCGATTCGAAGGTCATCTACCTCGATCTCCACCAGGAAGAGGGCACCCGTGGCCGGGCGGAGACCAGCCTGATGATGCAGGTGCTGTTCAACAGCGTCTACGAGCGGGTCAAGCAGACCGACAAGCGCGTCGTCTTCTGCATCGACGAGGCGCACTACCTGATGAACGACGCTGTCTCGCTGGACTTCCTGGAGACGGCCGTCCGGCACAGCCGTCACTTCGATCTGAGCCTCGAATTCATCACGCAAACGGGGGGCGAATTCGCGCTGACGCCGGAGGCACGCACCATCGCGAACCTCTGTTCGCTGACCGTCCTCCACCGCGTCAACGAGGAAAAAGAGAAGATCGCCAAGTGGTTCGATCTCAGCGAACGGCAGGTGAACTGGGTCACCTCCGCGAAGGCCGGCGAGGACGAGGACGGCTACTCGGAAGCGCTCGTCGGCATCGACCAGGAGGGCTGGTTCCCACTCCGAATTCGGGCGAGCGACTACGAGGCCCACGTCATCGACGGCGGCGCTGCTGACGTAGCCGAGCTCGAGCCCGAACCGACAACGAGCGTGACGAATCCAGATAGCCGACCCGCCGGCACGCGTGCCGACGGCGGTGAACCAACTAGCACCAGCTCTCAGGAGGATGACTGAGCAGACCCCGTCAGAACTCCCGGCAGTGGCTAACGGCGACGAGTACATCCGGATCACTCCCTCCCGGAGCGATCTCGCGCCGGAGACCGTCGTCCGTCAGCTGGCCGGCCTCCACGGCCTTGACGCCGGCAACGACGGACTTCTCGCAAGTATCGGTCCCTTCGGCGATCCGCCACCGGTGTTCGAGTTCCTTGCAGTGAGTGAGGGGGCAGACGAGCCGGTCGAGTTCTATTACGGGGCCGACCGCCGGTTAGAAGCCTTCGAGGAACGCCTCCGGACGCTGTATCCTCCGACCGTCACGTTCGAGCGGGTCACCCTTGACTTGGAAGCGAAGCTACTCCCATCGACGGCAGACCCGTCTCAGGACTACAGTGCCGGAGGAGACGATAGCCACGGAATGAGCCCCGGGACAGCTGAGGAATCCTCCGGAGACCCAAATTCGGATTCAGAGCCCGTGACTCTCTTCGATTCGTCGGGGGAGGAACCGGTCGGTGACGGCGGAAGCGTGCTGTCGGAGAGCTCTACGTCACAGGACGAGGACGAAGTCTTGTTCGAGGCCGATTTGAGTGACGAGCCCACAGCGGCTGATCCGTCCAATTCCGAACCCGATGCCGATCACCAGCCGGCCCATACGCAACCGACCGTCGATGAGACGACCCCACTCGGAATCAGTTGGCACGGGCAGGCTACCCGGCGGGAAGACTGGATGACGACACTACCCCAATTCACGAATACGGAAGACGACGATGACGATCACGCTCGGGCCCCGCTCGCGTCACTCATCGATCAGCTGACCCGGGCCGAACACCCGATCGCCTTCCAGGTACTCTTTCAGCGGAAATCGGACTGGACGCACGAGGCACGAGAGCGCCAGCGGAAGCTCCGTGAAGGCGAAGACCGGGTCGTCGATTGGTTCTTCGGAGAACTCCTCGGGAATACGGAGAACGAACCACAGAGCCCGTCGAACACCGGGCGACAGCGTCGGTATCTCGACATCGGTGGGCGGGAGCGAGTCGAGGCTATCGACGAGAAGGAGCCACAGCACACGTTCACGGTGAATATGCGGGCACTTTCTCTCGTGACCTCCGACCGACAACGAGAGCGGGTTGACCATCGTCTCGACGATATCGGATCCGTGTTTGACCACCTAAACGGGCCGCACTATCGGCTCCGACCGAAGCGCATCCGCCGTGGGCTTCGAAAGGGGCGGCGGGCCAAGAAGCACGCCGACCGGGTACTCAACGCTACGTTGGCTACCAAGAGCGACTGGCGGAAGACCCGCCCCGATCTCGTCCTCGGCCCGGCTGAGTTGGCGAACTTCGTGGTCGTTCCGCCGGCAACTGACCTCACGACTGAGGGTGGGCGGGGGTCCGACGCCGAACCCGAGAGCCGGACGCCCCTGCCACTCCCGGCGCAGGACCACATGGATGCGTTCACGGATTCGGGGATGGCTATCGGCCGCGGTCTCGGGGAGGACGACACGCCCACGCCGGAGCCGATGCGGATTCCTCCACATCTGCTGCCGTTTCACGTCGGCCGGTTCGCGAAGAGCGGCGCCGGCAAATCGGTCGCGCTGATCAACGACGCGCTCTCCCTGTACGACCAGACCACGGGCCCCGTGTTCCTGATCGACTCCAAGGGCGGGAACCTCCCAGAGAACTATATGCGGGCTCACGGGAAGCGGTTCGGCAACGAGGACCTCGAAGAGAACGTCCTCCACTTCTCGGTGCCCGACATCCTACCTGGGTTCGCGTTCTTCGACATCACGCCGGCGCTGGAAGATGGGGTTCGTCGCGTCGACGCAATCCAGGACAAGGCCGACCACTACGAGGAGCTCATCAAGCTCGTGATGGGGGCGGAGCGATACGAGGACGCTATCGCCTCGCCGACGCTCATCAAGTACCTCATCAAGGCGATGTACGACGAGGAGTACGGCCTCGAAAACGGACACTTCCGGCAGGATACGAACTACTTCACCCACGACCAGTTCGAGCAGGCGGTGACCCAGTTCCATGCCGCCGGCCCACCAGATTCGACACCCGAAGATGCACCGCGAGCCAGCGACCCGCAAGTCGCGGAGAAACTTGAGCGACATCTGCGCTCGAACCCGGCGACGTTCTCGAACGTCGTGAGCGGCATCAGTAACCGGATGGACTACATCACGCAGGACGCCCACCTCCGACGGATCTTCAACAATACCCAGTCGCAGTTCGACTTCCGCGACCTCCTCGACGAGGACAAGGTAGTCATCTTCGACCTCGGCGATCTCCGCGACGAAGCCGCCCGCGTGATGACCGGCGTCATTCTGACACAACTCTATGACGCTGTCAAGCGTCGCGACGGCGACGAGCTGGCCCGCAAGCCAGACGACTACGTGGCGAACCTGCTCATCGACGAAGCGTCGTCGGTCGTCGTCTCGGATACGCTGACGACACTGCTCGAAAAGGGGCGGGAGTTCCGGCTGTCCATCGAACTCGTGACGCAGTTCCCCGAGCAGATGAAGGAGGCCGGCAACCGCGAGGTCTACCTGAACGTCCTGAACAACATCGGCAGTCCGCTCGTCGGAAAGATCGCCGTCGACGCCGACATCGCCGAGGCACTCTCACACGAGGCGATGGATCCCGTCGAGTTCAAGAATCGGATCAGTTCGCTCCCGCGTGGCGAGTGGATCGCCCAGCTCCCGAGTCCAGAGTTCGGCGAAACCGGTCCGGATCCGTTCAGTATCGAGCCGCTCTCGATTCCACCCGGTCATCCCGACAGCGACCGGCCGCTAACCGGGGCAGAAGAAGAACGGTTCCAGGACGCGCTGGAGACAGTCCACGAGCATACTCGTGAAGAGTATGGTGTTGCCGGCGGGACGACTGTCGAGAGTCGTGACGCGGCCACTGACGTCGCCTTGGAGAACGCTGACGAGTTGCCGCTCGAAGTGGCGATGGCCCGTGCGATTCGCGCTGTCCAGCTGTCGAACGACGTCCGCGAGACGAACGGCTGGGTGTCCGTCGAGGAAGTCGATGAGGAATTGCTCTCGCGCATCGAGGAGGACACGATCGAGGCGCAGGGCTACGAGACGCTTCCGGAGGTACGGGAGGCGTCCTCGCTCATCGAGGTCGATCTCCCGGACGGAGGATCGTCGGTTCAGTGTCGGCTCACAGATGAAGGCGAGCAGGCAGCCACGCCCGACACGTCGACGTCACCGACCGGCGGGGGCGAGCACCACGATTCAGTGCTCGAGACGGTCGAGCAGTCGCTCGCAACTACGGGGTTCTCCGTGGAGATCCTCGATCAGAACGGGGAGTCCCGCCCCGACGCCATCGCGACGCATTCGGACCTCGACTGGGAGCTCCAGGTCGAAGTCGAAACCACCACCCACGTCCGGCCGGCGAAGGTCCTCTCGAACCTCCGAAAAGCCCAGGAACAGGAGCGAATCCCGCTGTTCGTCGTCGCAGACCACAACGATCAACCAGCCGCCGAGATTGCCGACCGGCTCGCGAAAATCCTCAGCGAGCCGCGAAATCAGCTCTCATCCGGTGAGACGCGGCTGTATACGATGAACCACAACGTCACATTCAACGGCGGTGCGCGAGCCGCGGATGGGGTGACGGCTGTCCGGCCGGCCACTGGCGGCAGTCGCCACACCCGCTGGTTCGAGCAGGACGGTGCGTTCGTTCTCGAGGATAGTGCCGGGGATCAGCATGCCCGGATCGACTCCTTCGACGCCGTGTCGAAAGACCAATTCCCGGCGACATACAGCTACGACGCCGAGAGCGAGACATACACCGTCTTCAGGCCAGGAGAACTCCCCGAGTCCTACGAGTCACGCGAGGCGTTCGAAGCGGAGTGGGTACCTGTCAAGCGCCCGTTCGTGCCCAGTACCGACCTACCTGTTCCGGATTACACAGAGCGCACGTATGCGATTGCGACGACTGAGGGCGACCAGACACTAGACATCTACGCGCCAGACACGGAGACGGCCACCGGCTTTTCAGCACTCGTGGACGCGATCCAGGACAGGACGCTCCATCCAGCAGGGGAACCCCCGGATGACTCGACCGATTCCGACGCGCAAGAAGACGACGAGGTGGACCCGTACGGCATTCAGGCATTCGTCCAGGACCGGCTCACTAAATCCGACGACGGGGTCGTCGCGGTCGCTGAGGTCTACGATGCGTACGAGCAGTATGCGGCGACCGGGGGATACGAGGTGAAGCCGAAAAACCGATTCACACAGACGCTTCGCGACCACGCTCAGTTCGAGCGTGACAAGAAGTGGTTGGACGGCCAGACACGGCGGTGTTACGTCGGAATCGAGTTGTCCGACGCCGGCGACCAGGAGGGACCAAGCGATGCCAGTGCGTAGTCGTTTCGCTCCCGGTCAGGAGGTGCAGGAGCACACGAGATGACGCTCTCCGAATCAGCTATCCGCGAGCACTACCGTCGTGCCAAACCCGTCTACGAGGCCCTGGCGACCGTCACAGACTGTCCAACTATTGGGTTGAACGACTTCGTCGGATGGTACATCAAACGCGACCACGACGACGTCGAGGCGATCAAGGCCGGGTATCCGCAGCGCGGGCGGGTTGCCCGTCTCGATCGTGACTACGACGAGATTCACGGCCGCCTCGACCGGACCCTCTATGCCGTCACCACTTACAAGACACCGACCGCCTTCCAGCGGTGGGAACCCTGTCGCTACGACGAGGCCGAGGGGACGACCGTCTGGCGGGACGAGCCCCCTACCCCCGGGTATGCCGACCTCCGGGCAGTTCCCGCCTGGGGCGATATTGACCTCGCCGACGACATCAAGCCCCAGCGAGGCGACCTCAATGCCGAGACACAGGCGCTCGTCGAGCGAACGCTCGACGCCTACATCGACGAGTATGCGACGCTCTACGGCACGCGGGACGCGGTGTATGCGCTGGACTCCGTTGGGGGCGCGTACGTCTTCGGGGCACCGGAGGCCACGCTCCCGATTGCGGACCACTTCAGCGATGATCCGGATGCGCTCGAACGAGTGTACGACGAGTTCCTCGACCGCTCGAACGTATGGCTCCAGGAGGCAGAGGCCCGCGTGAACGAACGCGTCGACGGCGCCGGCGACGTCATCCAGCCCGACTGGGTGAACAACAAGAACCGCCAGTACAAGCCGCCACTCTCGATCCACGCCGATCACGATGCCGTCGTCACGCCCATCGCGACCGACGACGTCCGCTACGAGCTCCGTCCGTTCGAGACCGTCGATGACACCCTTATCGAGCAGGCGGTCAGATGGGCTGATGATCTCACGCGAGTCGAGCACACGGGTTGTGTCGACTCGCTGGTCGCGACACTCTGGCCGGATCTGTACGAGGACCACGACGGGTGGCGGGCAACGCTGAAGGCGTGGGTCGAAGCGGAGCGTGAGCGGGAACGTGAACGTCAGCGACAACGTGAGGCGGCGCTCCAGCGACGTGAGGAGCGGTTGGCAGAACTCGACGGTACCCTCGAAGGCCGGCCCATTTCGCCGTTCAAAGAGGACGTCTACGAGGCTGTCGAGAACATTGATATCACCGAGATCGCCCGCCACTACGCGAGCGATGCCTACGATACAGATCCGAACCAGCCACGGCCGCAGTTCGACCCGTGCTGGCGCCACAGTGAGAGCGGTCAGTCCTGTTTCGTCGACGAACAGGCCAACACCTTCGGCGATTCGAAGGTGAACGCCGGCGGCGGGCCGGCGAAACTGATGGCGCTCGCGACGGGGATTATCTCCGACGCCGATACGGACCTCGATGGGGAGGACTACTGGGCGGCCGTCGACGAACTGCGGAGCGCTGGCTACGACATTCCAGTGTGGGTTCCGGAGGCCGGGTCAGACCGCGTCGACGGCGGAACCTACGACCAGATGCCTTTCTGGGCCGTTCGGAAAGCGGCTGTCCCGCTCGAAGTCTGTCCCGAGGACGCATTCGTCGATCGCGAAGGCGAGAATGGAACCTACGAGGGATTTCCCGGCTACGAAACCTACAGCGAGACGCTAGAAGCCATCGAAGCGGCAGGCCTGAACCACGGACGAGACCCAGTCACGCCCGATGAGGACGGAGCTGACGGTGAATCGGAATCATCCGTCGAGTCTCCTACGAGCGATGAGCCAGCGGGCGACTTGGGCCGGGCTCATCTTCGCGAAAAGAATCGGCTGTTGACAGCGAAGGTGGCGCGCCTCGAGTCTGAACTTGAGGAGAAATCAGACCGAATCGATGATCTGGAAGCAGAGGTCGATCGGCTCCGAACGGAACTCGCGACGGTCCGTTCGGAACGTGACCGGTTGGAAACCGCTCTCAAGGATCGGGAGTCTGAACAGAAGATCAAGCAAGATCAAGAGAGCAAAACTAACAATCTGTCCCCACTGGATCGAGCGAAACAAATTATTCCGTTCGATATGTAGAGGTATTTTTTATGTTGATCTTGAAACTCTCCGTCGCTTAGTGGAGTTGGTACAGAGTTAGCAGGACCCTTGACTATGGTGCCCAATGACGTTATTACACGATGTTTTTTAGACGATAAGCTGTAATCAGGTGCGTATGGCAGAGAATAATTCATTAATTTGGGGTGAGTAATATCACACCTGAAACCGAATTCTACGTTCCAGAATATGTAGAA includes:
- a CDS encoding transfer complex protein, yielding MIGNLLPFTRSDSSETDDEATADEAPDEEGEDAESQFTVDYEADGEAVDGIPEIHQTVVSPSSIERTPSALRTDTQWAQSLWVGEYPDAPMDGFLEKLYAAAETQQTDVSIHIDPRDTRETLDSLENKIEDLEADYEYLTEKHRASARGVEKDLEDHQEMYDVLRNTTMQAFDVSMYLTVRGNDRENIDAESVSTTARQAPANLTPVTPRWSQLKTFTSASPIALDQFNETLDSKTPMLGGAVGAMFPFVSGAFAEPGIEYGTYALNSSPLILDRFKRQTGYCMMVIGRLGAGKSFATKLRLVRRAMFDEDTVVIMLDPMRGFAGVNEALDGERITVGGRRGLNPLEIKPTPDQVLKEVDDIDPWGEQINWVMTFFATFFEHVADHPLGERNQTLRRAVQEAYEKRGITRDPETHTRDSPTIHDIITVLEEMVEDPEEYGYVTDGEQEAVQSDAQSLLKDLRPSFREGGELENLARPSEFDLDSKVIYLDLHQEEGTRGRAETSLMMQVLFNSVYERVKQTDKRVVFCIDEAHYLMNDAVSLDFLETAVRHSRHFDLSLEFITQTGGEFALTPEARTIANLCSLTVLHRVNEEKEKIAKWFDLSERQVNWVTSAKAGEDEDGYSEALVGIDQEGWFPLRIRASDYEAHVIDGGAADVAELEPEPTTSVTNPDSRPAGTRADGGEPTSTSSQEDD
- a CDS encoding primase-like DNA-binding domain-containing protein, with amino-acid sequence MTEQTPSELPAVANGDEYIRITPSRSDLAPETVVRQLAGLHGLDAGNDGLLASIGPFGDPPPVFEFLAVSEGADEPVEFYYGADRRLEAFEERLRTLYPPTVTFERVTLDLEAKLLPSTADPSQDYSAGGDDSHGMSPGTAEESSGDPNSDSEPVTLFDSSGEEPVGDGGSVLSESSTSQDEDEVLFEADLSDEPTAADPSNSEPDADHQPAHTQPTVDETTPLGISWHGQATRREDWMTTLPQFTNTEDDDDDHARAPLASLIDQLTRAEHPIAFQVLFQRKSDWTHEARERQRKLREGEDRVVDWFFGELLGNTENEPQSPSNTGRQRRYLDIGGRERVEAIDEKEPQHTFTVNMRALSLVTSDRQRERVDHRLDDIGSVFDHLNGPHYRLRPKRIRRGLRKGRRAKKHADRVLNATLATKSDWRKTRPDLVLGPAELANFVVVPPATDLTTEGGRGSDAEPESRTPLPLPAQDHMDAFTDSGMAIGRGLGEDDTPTPEPMRIPPHLLPFHVGRFAKSGAGKSVALINDALSLYDQTTGPVFLIDSKGGNLPENYMRAHGKRFGNEDLEENVLHFSVPDILPGFAFFDITPALEDGVRRVDAIQDKADHYEELIKLVMGAERYEDAIASPTLIKYLIKAMYDEEYGLENGHFRQDTNYFTHDQFEQAVTQFHAAGPPDSTPEDAPRASDPQVAEKLERHLRSNPATFSNVVSGISNRMDYITQDAHLRRIFNNTQSQFDFRDLLDEDKVVIFDLGDLRDEAARVMTGVILTQLYDAVKRRDGDELARKPDDYVANLLIDEASSVVVSDTLTTLLEKGREFRLSIELVTQFPEQMKEAGNREVYLNVLNNIGSPLVGKIAVDADIAEALSHEAMDPVEFKNRISSLPRGEWIAQLPSPEFGETGPDPFSIEPLSIPPGHPDSDRPLTGAEEERFQDALETVHEHTREEYGVAGGTTVESRDAATDVALENADELPLEVAMARAIRAVQLSNDVRETNGWVSVEEVDEELLSRIEEDTIEAQGYETLPEVREASSLIEVDLPDGGSSVQCRLTDEGEQAATPDTSTSPTGGGEHHDSVLETVEQSLATTGFSVEILDQNGESRPDAIATHSDLDWELQVEVETTTHVRPAKVLSNLRKAQEQERIPLFVVADHNDQPAAEIADRLAKILSEPRNQLSSGETRLYTMNHNVTFNGGARAADGVTAVRPATGGSRHTRWFEQDGAFVLEDSAGDQHARIDSFDAVSKDQFPATYSYDAESETYTVFRPGELPESYESREAFEAEWVPVKRPFVPSTDLPVPDYTERTYAIATTEGDQTLDIYAPDTETATGFSALVDAIQDRTLHPAGEPPDDSTDSDAQEDDEVDPYGIQAFVQDRLTKSDDGVVAVAEVYDAYEQYAATGGYEVKPKNRFTQTLRDHAQFERDKKWLDGQTRRCYVGIELSDAGDQEGPSDASA